The genomic segment TCAATCTTTATCAGACTGATTGTTAAGTTGTGTCATTTTGTATCTTATAAATAGTGAAGATCCAAGATAGATTGTTATTCTAATAGGATAGTGAAAATTTTGATCAGTTAATAGATTATCTGAGTTAAAGTAGGTATTTATTGAAGCGGATTTTATACTCAGTAAAATGGATTAGAAGTGTTCATTTGTTTAGAATTAGATTTGAGGATGTATTTAACTAATATCAATAAATTTTAGGAGAATTAAATAAGCTCAGATAATCTAAAATTAGCTTATAGAAGGTTTTAGGTGTTGTTCTTTTATTGTTTAACTTTTAAGTAAAATATTTATCTGTTTTTTGATACCATCTCCAAAAATTGCAGTTTTTACACATAGGTAAAAGATCTTCCTTATTCTCTAAATGAATTTTCCTGATCTGTTTTAATTTTTGACCATCCCAAATCTCTTTTAAAGAGTACTCTGAAGTTTTACCAACAACCAGAGATTCCTTCCAATCAATACAACATGGGCTAACATTTCCACTCGAATTTACGAAAATTGAGTTGAAAAGAGAAAAGCACGGATAACGATATTTACCTCTATTTAATTTATCTTCACCCCAATTCAATTCATCCCAAATCTGCACTTCAAGACCTTTCTCTTCCCAAAAAGTTTTGAAATTGTAGATCTCTTTTTCCATCTCCGGAAAATCTGAGAGCCTGATAATCTGAGCTATAATTCTTGGATTGTAATTAAAATGTTTACTTCGTTTCAAAAAGTACTCGATATTTTTAAGAACTAATTGTAATTCACCACCTCTGATTTTTTTGTATATATCAGGACTATAAGCTCCCAAACTAAAATTTATAGT from the Candidatus Delongbacteria bacterium genome contains:
- a CDS encoding radical SAM protein, whose translation is MTVKDKLISFLTKNDLGNEALYQIKKMLKRTSSPDKYFPNEVTLEITSLCNYKCIHCAPQNPKFSNEVKKKGNMDFDLFLRLMDEVDKYGKRNLAVHKDGEPLIYPKILDVLKRLKKNVDHHVYLTTNGVFLSEEVSNTILENRVDTINFSLGAYSPDIYKKIRGGELQLVLKNIEYFLKRSKHFNYNPRIIAQIIRLSDFPEMEKEIYNFKTFWEEKGLEVQIWDELNWGEDKLNRGKYRYPCFSLFNSIFVNSSGNVSPCCIDWKESLVVGKTSEYSLKEIWDGQKLKQIRKIHLENKEDLLPMCKNCNFWRWYQKTDKYFT